Below is a window of Falco peregrinus isolate bFalPer1 chromosome 3, bFalPer1.pri, whole genome shotgun sequence DNA.
tccttccatgctGTATGGGTGCAGCTTTGGAGAGAGCTCAGAACAGGAGCTGGCTTCTGGGATTTGTTGTGGCTCTTTGAATTATGAAGCCACAGACTTTTGGCAGTTATCTAAATTATCACCACAAAAATAGAGAAGCTAACTGCCCTGCCTCCCCTGTGCTTGGCTGTAGGTGACACTCAGTAAGTAGTGTGGTATCGGCCTTTGGCACAGCTTACGGGAGAGTTGCTGCGCATTTTCACATGCTTGGCATTTCATAGCACGGTTTGGATGTGTCCCCAGCTTGAGCAGATGTGGGCTCGGTGCAGGAGCCACGGGGTAGCAATCTCCAGCTGGTGCAGCAAGATCAGACAGGGTGTGACCTCCTGAATGGTTTTGTACTGCACAAAGCCTTCTTGGCCTGCAGCAGGTGGTTCCTTTTGAACTGCCTTGCAAACACTCAACTTATTTTCATAACTGCTGATTTGTTCATAGATCAACTGCACTTGATGAGTGGGAACAGAATAGCCGATGCAACAAGGAGCGTGCTGAGGCAGAAATGAAAGCCTCAACTGAGCTCCGGGAAGCCACAGTGCTTGCCATTGCGCAGGTAAAGGAGTCCCTTGGCTGTGAATCGCTGGCACAGAAATTCTGGATCCAGTGTGGGAGAATGGGCTGGCATGTGGTgtgtgcaggggaagggagcCTTTGGAAAGACAGCATTGGCCCACGGGCCGCTCTGAGAGCAGCTGCCCTCCTGGTTTAAAAGAGGAGCCTGATCGTGCTGCAAGAGTCTGCAGCCATCTCGGCAACCAGGAAGACACATAACTGGCTACCGTTCCCTGCCTTTTGGCTACAGGGGGCTGCGTGACCTGCACACGTGTGGCAGCTGCCAGAACCCGGCTGGTTTTGTTCATAGGCTTGTCCCAAcctcagaggcagcagctgggagggagatACCTTCTAGATGTATGTGACTGGAGCCTGTTCTCTGTTCAGACAAACAACGAGCTGGAGGCTCAGCGTGTAGCTACGGAGTTTGCCTTGCGCAAGAGGATTAGAGACCTGGAAAGCGCCTGTGATGAACTGAAATGGCAGGAGCAGAATGTAATGTTGCTTCTTTGGTTATTGATCACAACCTTGGGTGGGAATTGAATCCAAAAGGCTGTTTGCTGTCTGGAAAGCTACTTGGCCTGAGCCTGGTTTCCACATGAGAGCTGTGAAGTGGCACACGTATGATCCCTGCAACATCCTACCTCCTTCTGCTATCACAGTTGCTGCTCTGGCATTTCTCAGCAGCAGGACCAGGTTTTGGCCTTTTTATTTCAGCCCTGGTCTCAACCGCTGTGGCCATaaaacaccagcagcaccaTACCTGATCTGTGTGAAAAGCCTGATCTGTGAGCAAAGGGGTTCAGTACTCGGAAGCCCACCAGCCCTTGTTTAAAATCCTTTCCCAGCACACTAAAACCCCAAGATGCATGGGGGGGGCTGTTTTCCAGTCTGTATCCCTGGATGTTCCTTGTAATACGTGTCTTTATCCTTAGACCTTGGAGGAAATTGCTGAGATGGAGGAGGACATCCGACATTTGGAGGAAGATCTTCGGAGGAAAATGCAAGATCTGAAAGTGGCACACACCCGCCTGGAGACCCGCACGTGTCGGCCCACTATGGAGCTCTGTTGGGATCAGGTACCCACCCCGCCTGGCACGCTTCCTGCTGGGAGGAACTGGGGAGAATTGACCAGTGGGTCTGAAAAACGTGGATCATTTTGGAGAAAACTACAGAGGGGCTGAGCAATGGATCCTACAGTCACCTAGCGAAGCAAGGAATTACTGTTGTAGCTGGGCTAGAAAGGtgccctggttttggctgggatagagttaattttcttctcagtagctggtacagtgctgtgtgttggacttagtatgaaaataatgttgataatacactgatgttttagttgttgctaagtcgtgcttactctaaatcaaggagttttcagttctctgtgctctgccagcgagcaggtgcacaagaagccaggagggagccgagccagaacagctgacccaaatagccaaagggatattccataccatagagcaTCACACCCAGTATAGGAGCTGGGTGAGGGGGTGTTGgcggggggctgctggtggctgtgtgggaactggctgggcatcggttAGCAAGGGGTGACCAATTGTGCTCAAACATCGCTTGaatttttcccttgggttttattcctctcgCTTTGTTACAATTGTTGTTTTTAATAGTTGAAATTATAATaatttgttcttatctcaacccatgagttttacctgttttccagttctcctccccatcctgctggggccagggggggagtgagcaagcagctgcgtgggacttagttgccagctgggctTAAACCACGACAAAGGGGACCTGTGGTGTTTGTGCACCGCCACTTCAGCCCTGTTAACTGCTGTCgccttctccctccccacctcgCAGGCACAGAACGGGCTGACAGCCGCAGTCCACCAGCTGGAGGGAACGATCCGTGCACTCAGGCAGAAGCTAGCAGAGGCATGGTAAGTCTCCTGTGTtctggggcagagcagcagccccacgTTGCCCGTGTGAGGGACATGGCGGTGTGCAGTCCTGGAGCTGGCACACTTCCAGAAGCTGCGTTTTGGAGTTTGAGTCTGTTCAGATCAGGAGTGGAAACAAGTCTCTGGGCTTGGTGGGCAGCTGGACCAGGCAGCGGGGTCCAGCGAGGCACGAGAGGGCTGTGTGGTGGGAGGGCGAATGGGGTTCCCACAGTCCCTGCTTGATTCAGACTTCAGCTGGGCACAGAGAGTTTTgaaaaagggggggtggggaaaggggtgaaaagtaaaggaagaaataaagtgctgctctgggctggTGTGGGCGCACATCCCGAGGCACACATCTCTGTGCTGCACTCCAGGAGCAGCGTGCGGGCTCGCTATTCACAGACCCAAagaatgctgctgctgggcaccaaGAAACACCTGATGCATTCGTTCTTTGTACAAAGGCAAATGCTGCACAGATATTTCTGCTGCCAGAAAGTGGGAAGTTGGGGGTTTCCTGTCCAACTTGGGAAGTGAATGCCGTGTTGAACCCAACTCCTCTTGCTTCTGCTTGTTCCCAGGGATGCCTTGGACGCTCTTTACAGACAACTTCACCGCATTCAGACAGATAGCGGCTACAAAGCCAGTTCCCTGGTGCTGGACAACAAGTGCATGGACAGCCGGAGAAAGCTCGTGGTCCCTGCTGAGAAATTAGTGCCAGAGGTCAACATATTTAACCGGACTGCAAACCACGCGCTCTCCCCGCTGAACACCGGGCAGCTGGACTTGGCTTAGCGCGCCGGGGAGTGTTGTGCAACCAGCCAGGCTGAAGAGAAAGCTACCAGTGACTCAGATCTGTAGCAAGGAAAGCGGACATCTGTGTCCTGTTAGGCTAATGTaattctcctccctcctcctcctttgttATGTAACTGTCTGTCCCCTCGTATGATGTTTATAGCCTCTTTGCACTCCACAGAGCGTTATAAACAATAAAGAGTCTGTCCCCAAGAGCAGTTGTCATCTGACAACGTTGGAAGTGTTTTCCTGGTGATTGAAGCCATCTGGGTTCTTTTAGcgttttttaagtctttttaaaGCGTGAGGCAGCGCTCTGAAAAGGGACTGTGTAACGGTGGCAGCGGGCCAGGTCTGCTCGGTGAGGGTACCGACTCCGATCCCCTCGCCTTAACGATTCCGGTTTGGCTTGGGATTTCCCCTGGCCTGCTAGCCCTGCGGAGCTAACGCCGCTACAAAAGCAAGGGCTGGAGTCCGTTCTCTGGCTCTTGGAGCCCTGGATTTATTCAAATCGAATTGCAGTGCTTGCATTCTGCCGGTTTTATTGTTTCTATTCCAGGCACGCTCCCAACGCCCTGTGCGCTCTTCCCGGGGAAGATTGTGGCCGTGCCAACCTGCCCTGTGCCGCCAGGACCTGCTCTTCATCCCTCAGGTGGGAGGTGATGCTCAGTAACTGCGCGCGGTGTAAAGCAGCCTGGATGTGCCTCTAGGCTCTCGGATTAAATTTCGATAATGAGGAATGTTAATTGGGAAATAAGGCGGCTGGCTCCTAATTGCATCtcccgggcagccgccgccgctCTCCTCCgggccgccagggggcgctggCCGCGGCTGCGGCCGCGGccagcgccccctggcggcccGGAGGAGagcggcggcggctgcccgggagaagatggcggcggcggcgggttCGGGCTCAGGCCCGGGGCGGCCGGTGGCGCGGCCTCGGCCAGGACCCTCCCGGTTCCGCGGTTGTTTAGCCGGGGCGTTGTTGGGTGACTGCCTAGGCGCCGTCTTCGAAGGTAGAAGCGTCGTGAAGCTGCCCGACCTCCTCCGCTTCCTCCGAGGCCTGGAACCGGCGCCCGGGCCGCCCGAGGAACCGGCCGGCAGCGCCCGCAGAGGTGGGCGGGAAACCCCAGGAGCGGGACGGCGGGGGTCGGGCCTCCCGGAGCACATCCCCCTTCCCCGTACCCAccgccccgggcccggctcccagcaccccacagaTTAGAGCCCAGCACCCCCCTGACCCCCCCAGGATCAGGCTTTGCGCTGCTGCCCCTCACCTCAGCGCAGGGCACCCCCCTGGGACACCCCtagcagcccccagccctgctctgagccCCCCACCCGGGTGAGGGTGACCTTGCTGAAGCGGTGTCCAGCTTCTGGCTCCCCCAGGGCCGTTCCTGGGGTGCTGTGCCCGTGGCTGCTGTGGAGGGACCTGTGGTTTGCTGTGCTCAGCCTGTGCCGCTCATGCTGGAGCGAAGCCAGGGTGTTGCAGTGCAGGGGTGTCGGCACGGAGCGGCTGTACCAAAAGATAAGGAATAGAGGAAGAGAAGCCCAAGAATGATTATTTAACTCTTAGCAATTGATGATGGATTCGCTTTGGGGTTCCAAGCTGTGCAGCAAGCCCTGTAAACCCTTCCAGCAGAACCCTAAAGGCACACGATTCACTTGCAGTCTTGTCCAGAAACATGActgtgctttctcttctctgctcATCAGCGTATGCTGTAAACTCCTTGAGAAAGAGATTTGTCTTGCTTGTCTGTATGTGCCTCTGGTTATCAAACGCTTTTGCTTGGCTCTTCTTAATCTTGAAATGCATTCTGCCTCATGCGTGCTGTGGATGCATCTCTCTTGCTCAATGTCTTACTCTGATGACTGTGGCTAGTGACAAGTGCTGGGGAACTTCGTTCATGTTTGAACTCCAGCTATACAGATAATTAGGCCTTGGAGAGCAGGGAAGTGCTGACGGTGGAGAAGGACAGGAGGAGAGTTTGTTCATGAATGGTCACATTATGTTTTGACTTTCTGTTTTAGAAACACTTTCGTACACAGACGACACAGCCATGAGCAGGTCAGTGGTGCAGTCCCTGCTAGCCAAGCAAGAGTTTGATGAAGTTGATATGGCAAAGAGGTAAGGACAGCAGCCAGCTTCAGAGGCCAGAGTGTTGACCTTTACTAGTGAAAGCAAAACTTCCTTAAGATTAAGCAATCACtgtaattttcagtgaaaagggGACAGGGGCAAGGGAAAATCGTTGTTAATTTGTGGAGgcaaaaaattagaaaagtgaGGGTCAATCCTGTAATTTATTGTGTGTTTTGCACTGTTCTGGAACATGTAGCAGTGCTAGTTTTAGCGTGAGTTCAGAGTTTGCTTAGAAATGAAGCAGGATGGGACATGCTGTATCACAGCCATGTAGGTATATTCACCTCTGTGGAAGAGGGTGCTTAGAAATTTTGGAAGCGTTTCctttcatgtttatttgttgCTATTTATGTTTGTACTTCTCTTAATTTAGTTAGTGAATATTAGTGAAGTCAGCTTCAGTTTGTTTATGATCCGTTTCCCTTTTGAATCCACAGCCCTGGTAGCATTTGGTTCCACTTAAGGGAGgacatttatttgtttataaaacTCTTCCATTGAACTCGAACAAAAGACTTTCCTTGTGGTTATGACCCACGGAAATGTTTCCAGTTTGCTTCTATTTCAAGGCAAAGTTGAGAGGGAAACAAGTGGGTTGTGAAAGGTGATGTTTATACaccctttcctccttttgcacCAATTTTTGGGACTCAGaattttttccctgcagaacTGAATCACTTGAACCCTGACTGTCACTGAATTACCTGTGTgttattaattcattttatcAAGTGGCTTTatacaacctttttacaaacTTGAGTAACAGACCAAATATCCCCTCTATTTTTTCTCACCTGTGTAACTGCTGCTCTCTTGTCCGTGCCAGGTTTGCTGAGGAGTACAAGAAGGAACCCAACAGGGGCTATGGGATGGCTGTTGTCAATGTCTTCAAGAAGCTCCTGAGCCCCAAGTGCAATGATGTGTTTGAACCAGCAAGAACCCAGTTTAACGGGAAAGGCTCCTATGGCAATGGCGGTGCCATGAGGGTGGCAGGCATCTCGCTCGTGTATTCTGATGTCCAGGATGTTAAGAAGGTACCGTTCTTGGCTCCTCTGGGGAGTCCCTGCTGTCAGGCCAGTCTCACTGTGATCTCTCAGGTAGGTTTGCTAATGGTGTGTTTTTCATTCGCAGTTTGCGAAGCTGAGTGCTGAGTTAACCCATTCCAACTCCCTGGGCTACAACGGGGCCATCCTGCAGGCCCTGGCCGTGCATCTCGCCCTGCAGGGAGAGCTCAGCAAGGAGACCTTCCTGGAGCAGCTCATTAGCCACATGGAAGATGTAGAGGCAGATGATAAGTCTCTTACTGACGCTCGAGCGTAAGTAGCCATGAGGAGCGCTACCTGCCTTGTACAGTTTGGTCTGGCTCTTCGCATTCTCTTTCCTTCattgtgctttttgtttccagGCTGGGATTTGAGGATTTACCGTTTTCAAGGCgtctaaagaaaataaaggaatttttGGAGCTCAGCAGTGTTCCTAAAGCAGATGTATTGTTTGAATTGGGTAGGTACCTTTCTTAGTACAAGTATTAGGAAAGAGCTGGACACGGGACTAGCTCAGCAAGTCTGGTTGATGTGTCCTCCTTCAGGCTGCCACTTTGGCTTCTGCTGTCTGTCAGGCACAGAATGTGCTGGAAAGGCTGCCTGTGCTCACCAGTCAGTAGTTCTCTGAGTCTTGACTCAGTTACGCCCTCTCTGTattggtggggaaaaaaatgtcttgctaagaaaaacttaccATGCATATTCTGAGATCTCTTAATGGCTCTCAGATCTTCATGTTGGATGGGAATGGGTAGATGTGTGTTGCCAGACTGTACTGGTGTAGCTGGGAGTTGGTCTCTATGATGTGAGTAGTGCTGGGGGAACTGTGGGGAGACTTCTGAGATGCAAACCTTTGCACCTTGTCATGCTAAAATCAGCAATACCGGTATTGAGAGTATCTGGCAATAGGAAGTTGCAGTTAGAAGGGAGAAGGTACATCTGCAGGAAGGAAGACGCAGGTGTTCTGCACTGAAGGTGATTGGTTTCGTTAACAGGCAATGGCATTGCTGCTTTGCGGTCTGTCCCTACTGCAATTTACTCTTTCTTGCGCTGTATGGAAGCCGACCCAGACATTCCTGATCACTACAGCAACCTGCAGAGAACCATCATCTACTGTATCTCTCTGGGTGGAGACACAGATACCATTGCTACCATGGCAGGAGCCATTGCAGGGGCTTATTATGGGGAGGAACAGATTCCCGcaagctgggagcagagctgtgaagcTTTTCAAGAGACACAGAAGCTGGCAAATAGCTTGTATGAACTCTACTGCCAGCGGCTCTGAGCTCCAAGGGGAGTGTCTTTTCTGAAGGCGAAGCAGGTGGacacctctgcttttctggtcCGAAATCTGGTGGTGGATCCGCGCCACTGCAGACACCGGTGAGCCTCCGCCTGGGTAGGACGCCTGCTGCTGTGAGTTGAGAGCTGGAAGTACAAGCTGGTTTGGAAGAGAGGGGACATACCCTTCAGTTACAGTTCACCTGGGAAGTGGCTGCATGTGGCACCTTGGACAGTGGGTGCATCTCCTCTGAAGTGTACAGGAGCATCTAGTTTTCCAtaagatttctgctttttgctttgtctgCCATTACGCCATTCTGTCATTACAGTTACTAGGTGGGTGTGTGAATCCACTGACTTTCTCGCTGTTGTCCTCTACTACTGTGTGCTGCAGCCTTTGTTTCGGTTGTTAGTGCCTGTCCCGCAGTGGCTTTGTTAGGCTGCACACCCCTCGTAAACACCAGTTCACACTCGGCTGACCAGCTAAGGGATGTAAATGGGCATCATCAGAGAGGCACATCCCTGGAGAGCCTGCAGGATGTCCAGCATGGTGGCATGGGTCACCACCTGCGCGGTGGAGTGTGGAGGGTGCACCTCCCAGCGGGGTTTGCTTCCTTACAGGCAGAACGGGAGGTGCCAGAGACGGGAGAAGGGGTTTCTTTGCATTGCTAGTAactgcatttttgttcagcttttttgCAATTGTGAGAAATACCTGTGGTCACGCAGACAGAATTCCGGTTGGCTCACTGTAACTGCTGGAAGAAGGTGTGACTGCTGCTCCTTTGGTGTGCCTTGCTCTGCCATCCACCTGGCACCGTCATGATCTATTGCATCTTGTGTTCTCTTACACAGCTGGCTTTCACGCTGCTGCCACTACTCTAAGATATTCCTTTGTTCCTGGTCTGTGCATCCTGCGTTTTTAATGCTGCCCTATGTATGCCCAGAGCGCTGAGCGAGACTGGTGTTTAAATCTGGGTGGACATAGCTGTGAAACCAAGGATTGAATTCCTGAttctgctgcagtcagtgacaaAAATGACTCCACCAGGAAGTAGGAGTTACTTCTCACAGTTTTAAAACTCTGTACTTGGTAAGAATcatcagaaaataaagggaTAGGTAGGTTAATTGGGGGAGAATTTATCGAACTTTAAAAGAATTTGTGCATTTGAAGCTGGTACTTGTGGCCAAGGACATTCTAGCAAAGCTGTGTTGTTCCAGAGTTTCACATCTAAAACCTTTGCCCAGTGGAGCTGgtgaaaaaaaacatgtaacaGCTTGGGTATGGCATGCCTAAAAAGGATTGGAAGCTTGaaataattgaaacaaaaagaaaaaggcaagcagTCATCATATGGAAACGCTTATAAATTTGAATGTGACAATGTAATTCTCTATTATTTCTCCAGTATTTCTTGTGACACTGGGAAGTGACTGTTCTGCTGAAGTGGAGCTCACTCCCGTTTGGTATCAGCACATGGTTGTTGTGTGTGTCAGGCTGCGTGCACGTGTGGAAAATCTGGCTGCCATAGGTCCTTCCAGTTTTCCTGTAGTCTACTTCCTTCGAGTGCCGGTCTTCTGTGTGATGTTTTAATGGGTTTTCCTTGTATAAATGAATTCTTGTCCTGAGAACATGAGGAATTTTGGTCTATTGTGTATTTATGTCTTGTGCTGCCGATCTGAGATGTAAAGGGTCAGGTTTTTCACATCATTCTGCCAGAGGTGTGAACATATTCATGGAACTAtt
It encodes the following:
- the ADPRS gene encoding ADP-ribosylhydrolase ARH3 codes for the protein MAAAAGSGSGPGRPVARPRPGPSRFRGCLAGALLGDCLGAVFEGRSVVKLPDLLRFLRGLEPAPGPPEEPAGSARRETLSYTDDTAMSRSVVQSLLAKQEFDEVDMAKRFAEEYKKEPNRGYGMAVVNVFKKLLSPKCNDVFEPARTQFNGKGSYGNGGAMRVAGISLVYSDVQDVKKFAKLSAELTHSNSLGYNGAILQALAVHLALQGELSKETFLEQLISHMEDVEADDKSLTDARALGFEDLPFSRRLKKIKEFLELSSVPKADVLFELGNGIAALRSVPTAIYSFLRCMEADPDIPDHYSNLQRTIIYCISLGGDTDTIATMAGAIAGAYYGEEQIPASWEQSCEAFQETQKLANSLYELYCQRL
- the TEKT2 gene encoding tektin-2, whose product is MATLSVKPGQRFTLLDWHTNSHLISADAERQRSASHQVRQEARALRNEINNQAKWDEHDNQTRLAERISSVNRWKETLDKSLADIDAEIDALAKVKEAAERALQAKNLPLDVSIECLTLRESRRAIDVVRDPVEEELQKEVKVIDKAKRELQQRVNEAFQQLCLLQEARQQLSSDHRRKMEALEIDRMCLSLSVNSPNISFKVNPTRVPDGSTALDEWEQNSRCNKERAEAEMKASTELREATVLAIAQTNNELEAQRVATEFALRKRIRDLESACDELKWQEQNTLEEIAEMEEDIRHLEEDLRRKMQDLKVAHTRLETRTCRPTMELCWDQAQNGLTAAVHQLEGTIRALRQKLAEAWDALDALYRQLHRIQTDSGYKASSLVLDNKCMDSRRKLVVPAEKLVPEVNIFNRTANHALSPLNTGQLDLA